In Cicer arietinum cultivar CDC Frontier isolate Library 1 chromosome 7, Cicar.CDCFrontier_v2.0, whole genome shotgun sequence, a single window of DNA contains:
- the LOC101507860 gene encoding folate transporter 1, chloroplastic isoform X1, whose product MSTVAPKRDQWQWENAIAGSAAGFATVAVMHPLDVVRTRFQVNDGRASHLPSYKNTAHAIFTITRSEGLRGLYAGFLPGVLGSTISWGLYFFFYDKAKRRYAKNREEKLSPGLHLASAAEAGALVCLCTNPVWLVKTRLQLQTPLHQALPYSGLYDAFRTIVREEGFSALYRGIVPGLFLQVSHGAIQFTAYEELRKTIVDLKSKRSKIQHQNPDQLLNSVDYAVLGATSKVAAILLTYPFQVIRSRLQQRPGHDGKPRYIGSWHAVKETARFEGVRGFYKGITPNLLKNAPASSITFIVYENVLKLLKLARRND is encoded by the exons ATGTCAACGGTAGCGCCTAAGCGCGACCAGTGGCAATGGGAGAATGCCATCGCCGGCTCCGCCGCTGGATTCGCCACCGTCGCTGTCATGCATCCCCTCGACGTTGTCCGAACTAGGTTTCAAG TTAACGATGGTCGAGCCTCTCATCTTCCAAGTTACAAGAACACCGCTCACGCCATTTTCACCATTACTCGATCCGAG GGATTAAGAGGACTTTATGCAGGCTTTCTTCCTGGGGTTCTTGGCTCAACTATTTCATGGggtttatatttcttttt CTATGACAAAGCTAAACGAAGATATGCTAAGAACAGAGAGGAGAAGTTGAGCCCTGGTCTTCATCTTGCCTCTGCTGCAGAAGCAGGAGCTTTG GTTTGCTTGTGCACAAATCCTGTTTGGCTAGTGAAAACGAGACTGCAGCTTCAGACTCCTCTTCATCAGGCACTGCCATACTCTGGGCTATATG ATGCATTTAGGACCATAGTGAGGGAAGAAGGATTTAGTGCACTTTACAGAGGGATTGTTCCTGGTCTTTTTCTG CAGGTCTCTCATGGAGCTATTCAGTTCACAGCCTATGAGGAGCTTCGCAAAACTATTGTCGATTTGAAGAGCAAAAGGAGTAAAATACAACATCAAAACCCTGACCAACTCTTG AATTCTGTTGATTATGCTGTTCTTGGAGCAACATCAAAAGTTGCTGCAATACTTCTAACCTATCCATTTCAG GTTATACGGTCTCGTTTGCAG CAACGACCTGGTCATGATGGGAAACCAAGATATATTGGCAGTTGGCATGCTGTGAAAGAAACTGCACG ATTTGAAGGTGTCCGAGGTTTTTACAAAGGAATCACACCAAACCTCTTGAAAAATGCCCCTGCGTCTTCAATAACATTTATTGTTTATGAAAATGTTCTAAAATTACTTAAACTGGCTAGAAGGAATGACTGA
- the LOC101507860 gene encoding folate transporter 1, chloroplastic isoform X2 encodes MSTVAPKRDQWQWENAIAGSAAGFATVAVMHPLDVVRTRFQVNDGRASHLPSYKNTAHAIFTITRSEGLRGLYAGFLPGVLGSTISWGLYFFFYDKAKRRYAKNREEKLSPGLHLASAAEAGALVCLCTNPVWLVKTRLQLQTPLHQALPYSGLYDAFRTIVREEGFSALYRGIVPGLFLVSHGAIQFTAYEELRKTIVDLKSKRSKIQHQNPDQLLNSVDYAVLGATSKVAAILLTYPFQVIRSRLQQRPGHDGKPRYIGSWHAVKETARFEGVRGFYKGITPNLLKNAPASSITFIVYENVLKLLKLARRND; translated from the exons ATGTCAACGGTAGCGCCTAAGCGCGACCAGTGGCAATGGGAGAATGCCATCGCCGGCTCCGCCGCTGGATTCGCCACCGTCGCTGTCATGCATCCCCTCGACGTTGTCCGAACTAGGTTTCAAG TTAACGATGGTCGAGCCTCTCATCTTCCAAGTTACAAGAACACCGCTCACGCCATTTTCACCATTACTCGATCCGAG GGATTAAGAGGACTTTATGCAGGCTTTCTTCCTGGGGTTCTTGGCTCAACTATTTCATGGggtttatatttcttttt CTATGACAAAGCTAAACGAAGATATGCTAAGAACAGAGAGGAGAAGTTGAGCCCTGGTCTTCATCTTGCCTCTGCTGCAGAAGCAGGAGCTTTG GTTTGCTTGTGCACAAATCCTGTTTGGCTAGTGAAAACGAGACTGCAGCTTCAGACTCCTCTTCATCAGGCACTGCCATACTCTGGGCTATATG ATGCATTTAGGACCATAGTGAGGGAAGAAGGATTTAGTGCACTTTACAGAGGGATTGTTCCTGGTCTTTTTCTG GTCTCTCATGGAGCTATTCAGTTCACAGCCTATGAGGAGCTTCGCAAAACTATTGTCGATTTGAAGAGCAAAAGGAGTAAAATACAACATCAAAACCCTGACCAACTCTTG AATTCTGTTGATTATGCTGTTCTTGGAGCAACATCAAAAGTTGCTGCAATACTTCTAACCTATCCATTTCAG GTTATACGGTCTCGTTTGCAG CAACGACCTGGTCATGATGGGAAACCAAGATATATTGGCAGTTGGCATGCTGTGAAAGAAACTGCACG ATTTGAAGGTGTCCGAGGTTTTTACAAAGGAATCACACCAAACCTCTTGAAAAATGCCCCTGCGTCTTCAATAACATTTATTGTTTATGAAAATGTTCTAAAATTACTTAAACTGGCTAGAAGGAATGACTGA